A single region of the Schizosaccharomyces osmophilus chromosome 3, complete sequence genome encodes:
- the msk1 gene encoding mitochondrial lysine-tRNA ligase Msk1 — MLLRRAHTLRCFSARFNIGFCCLRWKRLYSEKAGSPEKPDVRKQVFERLKMPMYPSISSTKGVTSISRLRSWDNVLSPDARQYDESYTVCGRIGNLRYASSKLVFVDICDGLSKLQLTISKKLVSNSDNEALPFSNILKAFRRGDYIQCTGFIGKTSKGELSIYATELPVMLSPCLHQMPTNLLNQEKRFQQRYIDFIANPDTILTLKRRFQIIECIRNFFRKNEFTEVETPLLSHHFGGAMARPFITNDAHKQPLSLRCAPELWLKQLVIGGMHRIFELGKNFRNEGLDATHNPEFTSCEAYCAFINLGTFIDMTKLLLSEICMNVHGNLTLPHLGVSLHSDSFKTLEFIPSLENSLNQSLGVIDNSEGYRKFLLDIFEQRNIKQPKTPTVSHLLDKLLSHCVLEHLSDGPTFIVHHPEVMSPLAKSETIKYGNTEFRVSKRFELYLGKSEICNAYEEENDPMSQKEKFESQQYDRTELGDQEAPIPDADFVRALEYGLPPTTGWGMGVDRLVMLVTGQKRINEVLPFGSLRYI, encoded by the coding sequence ATGCTATTACGAAGGGCTCACACACTAAGATGCTTTTCGGCAAGATTTAATATTGGATTTTGTTGCTTAAGATGGAAAAGGTTATATTCAGAAAAGGCAGGTTCGCCTGAAAAACCGGATGTTCGAAAGCAAGTATTTGAACGCTTAAAGATGCCGATGTATCCATCTATTTCAAGTACAAAAGGAGTTACATCAATATCGAGGCTGCGGTCTTGGGATAATGTTCTTTCGCCGGACGCCAGACAATATGATGAATCCTATACTGTCTGTGGTAGAATCGGCAATTTAAGATACGCAAGTTCaaaacttgtttttgtaGACATCTGTGACGGATTGTCGAAGCTACAATTAACCATTAGTAAAAAACTTGTATCTAATAGTGATAATGAGgctcttcctttttccaacatTCTTAAAGCTTTTCGCCGAGGTGACTATATACAGTGTACAGGGTTCAttggaaaaacaagcaaaggGGAACTATCTATTTATGCAACAGAACTTCCAGTGATGCTGTCTCCTTGTCTTCACCAGATGCCTACCAACCTCTtgaaccaagaaaaaagatttcaGCAGCGTTACATCGATTTTATTGCAAATCCTGATACCATTTTGACATTAAAACGGAGATTTCAGATCATAGAATGTATTCGCaatttttttcgaaaaaatgaatttacaGAGGTAGAAACCCCATTGCTTTCACACCATTTTGGGGGTGCTATGGCTCGTCCATTTATTACAAACGATGCTCACAAACAGCCACTTTCGCTGCGATGTGCTCCTGAATTATGGCTTAAGCAATTAGTCATAGGAGGCATGCACCGGATTTTCGAGTTAGGTAAAAACTTTCGAAATGAAGGTCTAGACGCTACTCATAATCCAGAATTTACCAGCTGTGAGGCCTATTGTGCCTTCATTAACTTGGGCACATTCATTGACATGACCAAATTATTGCTAAGCGAAATCTGCATGAATGTTCATGGAAATTTAACGTTACCCCATCTTGGAGTATCTTTGCACAGCGATTCTTTCAAGACACTTGAATTTATCCCATCTCTTGAAAACAGTCTTAATCAATCTCTAGGCGTTATAGATAACTCCGAAGGGTATCGCAAATTTTTGTTAGACATCTTTGAGCAAAGGAATATTaagcaaccaaaaacacCTACTGTGTCTCATTTGCTTGATAAGCTGTTAAGTCACTGCGTTTTAGAGCATCTGAGCGATGGCCCTACGTTTATTGTACACCATCCAGAAGTAATGTCTCCTCTAGCAAAGTCCGAAACGATTAAATATGGGAATACGGAATTTCGCGTTTCTAAGCGGTTTGAACTATATTTGGGAAAAAGTGAGATTTGCAATGCCtacgaagaagaaaatgaccCGATGTCTCAAAAGGAGAAGTTCGAATCTCAGCAATACGACCGTACCGAGCTAGGAGACCAAGAAGCACCTATTCCGGATGCTGATTTTGTACGTGCATTAGAATATGGACTTCCCCCAACAACTGGATGGGGCATGGGCGTTGATCGTTTGGTAATGCTTGTTACCGgacaaaaaaggataaacGAAGTATTACCGTTTGGATCTTTACGGTATATTTGA
- the hnt3 gene encoding aprataxin Hnt3 → MSNSADAFKLLMETQNKSTPLVKRKPQRLSFRDNLRAYIEHPQAHNNVLYYDEDFVFIRDKYPKSKMHLLLMPRDPSVTLVHPLEILGKHRPLVDKLNFMVFQKLPDLIMKEARNSLFPDSDLSSRVPSKSLWDFIKLGFHAGPSMNNLHLHVMTRDHVSPSIKHNAHYISFNSPFFVNIDTPVSQLPVRGSLSYLFQQDVCCYRCDESFGRQFSKLKGHLSEELESWLQETLEREALHT, encoded by the exons ATGTCAAATTCTGCTGACGCAT TTAAACTCTTAATGGAGactcaaaacaaaagcacTCCTCTTGTAAAAAGGAAGCCTCAACGACTCTCTTTTCGAGATAACTTGCGAGCGTACATTGAACATCCTCAGGCCCACAACAATGTGTTATATTACGATGAAGATTTTGTCTTTATCAGGGACAAGtatccaaaatcaaaaatgcATTTGCTGTTGATGCCACGGGATCCCTCGGTAACGTTGGTTCACCCTTTGGAAATCCTAGGAAAGCACAGGCCATTAGTAGACAAGTTGAATTTTATGgtgtttcaaaaacttccGGATTTAATAATGAAAGAGGCTAGAAACAGTCTTTTTCCGGATTCTGATTTATCCTCAAGGGTCCCTTCAAAATCGCTTTGGGATTTCATCAAATTAGGATTCCATGCAGGACCGTCCATGAATAATCTTCATTTGCATGTTATGACCCGGGATCACGTGTCTCCAAGTATTAAACATAATGCTCATTACATTTCATTTAACTCTCCATTTTTTGTTAACATTGACACTCCTGTCTCTCAGCTTCCGGTTCGGGGATCGCTTTCCTACTTATTCCAACAAGATGTATGTTGTTATCGTTGTGATGAATCTTTTGGAAGGCAATTTTCCAAGCTAAAAGGCCATCTATCAGAGGAGTTGGAATCATGGTTACAGGAAACTTTGGAACGTGAAGCATTACATACTTga
- a CDS encoding pyridoxine-pyridoxal-pyridoxamine kinase: MPVSEVAKRVLSIQSSVSHGYVGNRSATFPLQLHEWEVDVVPTVHFSNHLGYGSTRGRACKPSEVLELLEALLEKNHFVYDAILTGFIPNQRILQVVSKLLIEYQSRHPHVKWIADPVMGDQGETYVEEDVLNTYKDVLSHAFLITPNAFEVKLLTDVSVVNKATALYGLKRIYELYKVPQVVITSFEDADNSDLLFSMGYSLKENTFYSFLYSYPSLSGIFTGTGDLFSGLTLAKYVDEESRQKDKTSKNEREKNSSLGFFTEVIGQVLTCMRFVLIRTKEYTLQQLKHDSSIEKNRFLLSNACELRLVQSRDDLISKKNIYTPEEWNGLERNF, encoded by the exons ATGCCAGTCTCAGAAGTTGCGAAGAGAGTTCTATCTATTCAA TCTTCTGTCAGCCACGGCTATGTAGGTAATAGATCTGCTACGTTCCCCTTGCAATTGCATGAATGGGAAGTGGATGTTGTACCTACAGTTCACTTTTCTAACCATCTTG GCTATGGTAGTACAAGAGGTCGTGCATGCAAGCCATCGGAGGTTCTGGAGCTCCTGGAGGCtttgttagaaaaaaatcattttgtCTACGATGCAATTTTGACAGGCTTCATCCCAAATCAACGGATCCTCCAAGTGGTTTCGAAGCTTCTAATTGAGTACCAAAGTCGACACCCACATGTGAAATGGATAGCAGATCCTGTCATGGGAGACCAAGGAGAAACTTATGTAGAGGAAGACGTTTTAAACACGTATAAAGATGTTTTATCACATGCCTTTTTGATAACGCCAAACGCCTTTGAAGTCAA ATTGTTGACAGATGTTTCTGTGGTGAACAAAGCCACTGCATTATATGGACTAAAGCGTATTTATGAATTATACAAGGTTCCACAGGTAGTAATTACTTCGTTTGAAGACGCGGATAATTCAGATTTACTATTTTCTATGGGATATTCCCTCAAAGAAAACACCTTTTACTCCTTTTTGTACTCGTATCCTTCACTTTCCGGAATATTTACAGGGACAGGAGACTTATTTTCAGGTTTAACGTTGGCCAAGTACGTGGATGAGGAATCTCGACAAAAAGATAAAACATCAAAGAATGAAAGGGAGAAAAATTCAAGTTTGGGGTTTTTCACAGAAGTGATTGGGCAAGTTTTGACTTGTATGCGTTTTGTCCTTataagaacaaaagaatatacACTTCAACAGCTGAAGCATGACAGTagcattgaaaaaaatcgGTTTTTACTTAGCAATGCCTGCGAACTTCGACTCGTCCAATCCAGGGATGATCTTATttcgaagaaaaatatcTATACACCTGAAGAGTGGAATGGTTTGGAGCGAAACTTTTAA
- the utp23 gene encoding rRNA processing protein Utp23, whose product MRQKRAKTYRKLMHTYQLTFGFREPYQVLVDSDFISDLTKSKMDIKAAIKRTVQGDIKPMITQCCIRELYSRSQEAKQEIQIAKSFERRRCGHIDEAKSPLECMQSCIGVNGKNKHRYVVATQNTQLRDFLRSVPGVPLIYMKRSVVVLEPASRATILEKHAKESSQMGLSKEEKQILSGKRPLSESEGEETGKKDGNEASENAEEQPKKKKRKGPKGPNPLSVRKKNSSSQPAPSEDSPPVNIVGDVGQRKRHRRKRH is encoded by the exons atgaGACAAAAACGCGCAAAGACTTACAGAAAGTTGATGCATACGTATCAACTTACTTTCGGTTTTCGTGAGCCATATCAAGTTTTAG TTGATTCTGATTTTATCTCAGATTTGACGAAATCGAAAATGGACATCAAGGCTGCTATTAAGAGAACAGTGCAAGGAGATATTAAACCAA TGATTACTCAGTGCTGTATACGCGAACTTTACAGTCGATCCCAGGAAGCAAAgcaagaaattcaaatcgCCAAATCGTTTGAACGAAGACGTTGTGGTCATATCGATGAGGCAAAGTCTCCTTTGGAATGCATGCAGAGCTGTATCGGCGTCAAcggaaaaaacaaacaccGATATGTTGTTGCAACTCAGAATACTCAACTTCGTGATTTCCTTCGCTCTGTACCTGGAGTACCACTTATTTATATGAAGCGCTCTGTAGTTGTTCTAGAGCCTGCTTCCAGAGCTACTATATTGGAAAAGCATGCCAAGGAATCTTCCCAGATGGGtttatcaaaagaagaaaagcaaattctATCTGGCAAGAGACCACTTAGTGAATCCGAAGGGGAAGAAACTGGTAAAAAGGATGGTAATGAAGCTTCTGAAAATGCAGAGGAGCaaccaaagaagaagaagcgtAAAGGCCCTAAGGGTCCCAATCCTTTGAGTGTtaggaagaaaaactcATCATCACAGCCCGCTCCTTCTGAGGACTCTCCTCCGGTAAACATTGTTGGAGACGTGGGTCAACGCAAGAGACATCGTCGGAAGAGACATTAA
- the trm82 gene encoding tRNA (guanine-N7-)-methyltransferase WD repeat subunit Trm82, whose product MTEASLKTGSFYHPCQFISYLPKKQLLVCCSGPYLLGFSLATGEKNFEFCYQDDLQQKNKEAAAYGQAFRQAAFSKDESRLVAVSEDKCLRLWEIDEAAKVHLRYEKTIPKRCADMKFDDSGDLIFGDKFGDVYRINEEWFKSASSENQKEKKESKLEPIMGHVSILTQLCLTNDPHKPDQKIIVTSDRDEHIRISRFPSAYIIDGFCMGHEDFISRISLYDNSTLISGGGDNHVFLWDLKSCQCLDAFDVRSAFANYLSVDKPMVISSIIPIPPKNLIAFACEGIAGLVFATVSSEKRLTYHSAIPLAGPVLHAIFLQKPKERIIASLDSSVTFGPCFQEIGFTDEGSIQCVENPILDRIEKQGLIKTETRFCPLAQLHTMRKNHSKFLKSDSTQQPKE is encoded by the exons ATGACAGAAGCATCATTAAAAACAGGTTCTTTTTACCATCCTTGCCAGTTCATTTCCTATCTTCCTAAAAAACAGTTACTCGTGTGCTGTTCTGGTCCGTACTTACtgggtttttctttggctactggagaaaaaaactttgaGTTTTGCTATCAAGATGACTTACAgcagaaaaataaagaggCAGCAGCTTATGGACAAGCATTTCGCCAAGCcgcattttcaaaagatgaatcTCGTCTGGTTGCTGTAAGCGAAGATAAATGTTTACGACTATGGGAGATCGATGAGGCCGCTAAAGTCCATTTGCGTTACGAAAAGACAATTCCTAAACGATGCGCAGATATGAAGTTTGACGATTCTGGTGACCTTATATTTGGTGACAAATTTGGTGATGTTTACCGCATAAATGAAGAGTGGTTCAAAAGTGCATCCtcagaaaaccaaaaggaaaaaaaggaatcaaaATTAGAGCCTATTATGGGACATGTTTCAATTTTAACTCAACTTTGCCTTACAAATGACCCACATAAACCTGATCAAAAAATCATCGTCACATCTGACAGAGATGAGCATATTCGAATTTCTCGGTTTCCTTCAGCTTATATAATTGACGGTTTTTGCATGGGCCATGAAGA CTTTATCTCTCGTATATCATTATACGATAATTCTACTTTAATATCTGGCGGAGGTGATAACCATGTCTTTTTATGGGACTTAAAATCCTGTCAATGtttggatgcttttgaCGTCCGCTCGGCTTTTGCCAATTATTTATCTGTCGACAAGCCAATGGTGATTTCTTCCATAATCCCTATCCCTCCCAAAAATCTGATAGCTTTTGCATGTGAGGGTATCGCCGGCCTAGTTTTTGCAACCGTATCTTCTGAAAAACGTTTAACTTATCATTCCGCTATACCTCTTGCAGGACCCGTGCTTCATGCCATTTTCCTACAGAAGCCAAAGGAACGCATCATTGCTTCTTTAGATTCAAGTGTTACATTCGGTCCATGCTTTCAGGAAATAGGCTTCACGGATGAAGGATCTATTCAGTGCGTGGAGAATCCCATTTTAGACCGCATCGAAAAGCAAGGCTTAATAAAGACAGAGACGAGATTCTGCCCTTTGGCCCAGTTACACACTATgagaaaaaatcattcaaagtTTTTAAAGTCGGATTCCACTCAACAACCTAAAGAGTGA
- the rpp0 gene encoding 60S acidic ribosomal protein Rpp0, with the protein MVVGKEYKTKYFEKLHQLFQKYHSVFVVNIDNVSSQQMHTVRKDLRGSAELIMGKNTMIRRAMRGFISELPELERLMPNVRGNVGFVFTNGDLKEVRQAIVTNVVAAPARPNAIAPLDVFLPAGNTGMEPGKTSFFQALGIPTKITRGTIEITGDVHLVEKDHKVGPSEAVLLNMLNISPFTYGMDVIHVYDQGNLFNPAILDVSEDDLVARLLNAAKVVASVSLAANYPTIVSALHSIVNSYKNLVGVSLATEYTFEGTEQAKAFLADPSAFAAAAPAAAPAEAPAAEQKAEEPEESDEDMGLGLFD; encoded by the exons ATGGTTGTCGGCAAGGAATACAAGACTAAATACTTCGAGAAGCTCCACcaactcttccaaaagTACCACTCCGTCTTTGTTGTTAACATTGACAATGTTTCTTCTCAACAAATGCACACTGTCCGTAAGGACTTGCGTGGTTCTGCTGAGTTGATCATGGGTAAGAACACTATGATCCGTCGTGCCATGCGCGGTTTCATCAGTGAATTGCCGGAGCTCGAGCGTCTTATGCCTAACGTTCGTGGTAATgttggttttgttttcacCAACGGTGATTTGAAGGAAGTCCGTCAAGCCATCGTTACCAATGTCGTTGCCGCTCCTGCCCGTCCCAACGCTATTGCTCCTTTGGATGTTTTCCTTCCTGCCGGTAACACTGGTATGGAACCCGGTAAgacttctttcttccaagCCCTTGGTATCCCTACCAAGATTACTCGTGGTACCATCGAAATTACTGGTGATGTCCACTTGGTCGAGAAGGATCACAAGGTCGGTCCTTCCGAAGCTGTCTTGCTTAACATGTTGAACATCTCCCCATTCACCTATGGTATGGATGTTATTCACGTCTACGACCAAGGTAACCTCTTCAACCCCGCCATTCTTGATGTCTCTGAGGATGATCTCGTTGCTCGTCTTTTGAATGCCGCCAAGGTTGTTGCTTCCGTCTCTTTGGCTGCCAACTACCCCACCATTGTTTCTGCTTTGCACTCCATTGTCAACTCTTACAAGAACTTGGTCGGTGTCTCTTTGGCTACCGAATATACCTTCGAGGGTACTGAACAG gCTAAGGCTTTCCTTGCTGACCCCTCTGCTTTCGCCGCCGCTGCTCCCGCTGCTGCCCCCGCTGAGGCTCCCGCTGCTGAGCAAAAGGCTGAAGAGCCTGAGGAATCCGATGAGGACATGGGTCTCGGTCTCTTTGACTAA
- the dph7 gene encoding diphthamide biosynthesis complex WD repeat protein subunit Dph7: MAVQGVKGLATDYTDWPADVCKYSAVFEDILVVGTYMLDETTRLRHGKLVLYDTQEKQLNRIFVMHCDAILDFKWSPRDPSILAVAHSTGHISFYRHQFRAELMFLRGIRLADSSVLILALDFSDDGKDLSVSLSNGAVITIDIISGVIKNTWKEHQYEAWTVHYSRDDNNLLYSGGDDAVLNCYDQRIPSSCVWKDIKSHQSGVVSVLSRPTFGSYIATGEYGDLMHTLDTRRIGRPVADANLGGGVWRLEHMYSNDDYHQVLGVLMHRGAQILRIANDFSSIDASSGVFHDHQSMCYGGDWRRKDSLIATCSFYDKRVCLWEDANHPLD; encoded by the exons ATGGCGGTTCAAGGTGTAAAAGGACTTGCTACAGACTACACGGATTGGCCGGCAGACGTATGCAAGTATTCCGCTGTGTTTGAAGACATTCTGGTTGTAGGCACGTATATGTTGGATGAAACAACTAGATTACGACATGGAAAACTTGTTTTGTACGATACTCAAGAGAAGCAACT AAATCGAATCTTTGTTATGCACTGCGATGCTATTCTAGATTTCAAATG GTCTCCTCGTGATCCCTCTATTCTAGCAGTCGCCCATTCTACTGGTCATATTTCGTTTTATCGCCATCAATTCCGTGCGGAACTTATGTTTTTACGAGGAATTAGGTTAGCTGATTCTAGTGTGCTTATACTTGCTTTGGATTTTTCAGATGATGGCAAAGACCTCTCCGTTTCACTCTCCAACGGTGCTGTTATTACTATTGACATCATATCCGGagtcataaaaaatacGTGGAAGGAGCACCAATATGAAGCTTGGACTGTTCATTATTCTCGCGACGACAACAACCTACTGTATTCTGGTGGAGATGATGCAGTATTAAACTGCTACGATCAAAgaattccttcttcttgtgTGTGGAAGGATATCAAATCGCATCAGTCAGGAGTTGTCTCTGTCCTTTCTCGTCCCACCTTTGGTTCGTATATAGCCACTGGCGAGTATGGAGATCTTATGCACACGTTAGATACAAGACGCATTGGTCGACCTGTTGCTGATGCCAATCTTGGCGGTGGTGTCTGGCGACTAGAGCACATGTATTCCAACGACGATTATCATCAAGTTTTAGGTGTCTTGATGCACCGTGGTGCCCAAATTCTTCGTATCGCTAATGACTTTTCCTCCATCGATGCCAGTAGCGGCGTTTTTCATGATCACCAGAGCATGTGTTATGGAGGTGATTGGCGACGTAAGGATAGCTTGATTGCTACTTGCTCTTTTTATGATAAACGTGTTTGTCTTTGGGAAGATGCAAATCACCCCTTGGATTGA
- the fmn1 gene encoding riboflavin kinase Fmn1, which translates to MTAKLENQRPKVVGSDKVEAPYPIRFEGKVVRGFGRGSKDLGIPTANVSEDSIQELLKHKDSGVYYGFAKISQQIFPMVMSVGWNPYYNNTLRSAEVHLINRKGSDFYDQQIRVIVLGYIRPELNYEGVQKLIEDIQIDIQVALNSLERPNYAHYKEDGFFKS; encoded by the coding sequence ATGACGGCTAAATTAGAGAATCAACGGCCAAAAGTTGTTGGAAGTGATAAAGTTGAAGCTCCCTATCCAATTCGTTTTGAAGGGAAGGTTGTTCGTGGATTTGGCAGAGGATCCAAAGATCTAGGGATCCCTACTGCAAACGTATCCGAAGATTCAATTCAAGAGCTCTTAAAACATAAAGATTCAGGTGTCTACTATGGATTCGCTAAGATATCCCAACAGATCTTCCCAATGGTTATGAGTGTTGGATGGAACCCATACTACAACAACACCTTAAGGAGTGCAGAGGTTCATCtaataaacagaaaaggGTCGGATTTCTACGATCAACAGATCCGAGTGATTGTTTTGGGATATATCCGTCCCGAGCTGAATTATGAAGGGGTACAAAAATTAATTGAAGATATCCAAATAGACATTCAAGTGGCATTAAACAGTCTTGAGCGTCCTAATTATGCTCACTATAAAGAGGATGGCTTTTTTAAGAGCTGA
- a CDS encoding proteasome assembly chaperone produces the protein MEDLKLIPGLPEEGRHLLRLLKDIILDPAAIIREIPRAIYAFRDSITEENRPACLGLLETLLGCFELPFSDEPIVKALEKLIEPMSWSDLKHFGIEAYLATGFQNPSPEVQLFCFKLIRRANWKENDISENTFELILTCLNSESIEVSEEAFQLLLDMSDYPAYFEQILQEFTDMDYEILDTTLKVRWLMLFAKLAIKSPEYMNKVVKKGLFAFDFEKTNDVFLRLCYVDVLNIMLETPFTFTYVSTSESGLLDQVVRCFKKEISSFTDHIGLTFLPVLCRKYPDAYQAINENYDLVNVVRKRIDIKDTTSVLLYGHFLTSETITSLLVQNYEAESSEGYIPRSLLSRFLIDDTGLTSLALALDQPNTDLWTKLWKTLPGDSLSSIIKTSSSPLRRTRQLGFQCLLHIAQRSPIHLASQAFAIKYLLATDGDHETCVLRYKVLQALWESSNEGKDLPLGRYQDEIQKRLQRGAFAGPSVTLKVATKTA, from the coding sequence ATGGAAGATTTAAAACTTATTCCTGGTCTTCCTGAAGAAGGAAGGCATCTATTGAGACTGCTGAAAGACATTATTTTAGATCCTGCTGCAATAATAAGGGAAATACCTAGAGCTATCTACGCTTTCCGCGATTCTATTACGGAAGAGAATCGTCCGGCTTGTCTTGGCCTTTTAGAAACGTTACTAGGATGCTTTGAATTGCCGTTCTCAGATGAACCTATTGTTAAAGCACTCGAAAAGTTAATAGAGCCGATGAGTTGGAGTGATTTGAAGCATTTTGGCATTGAAGCATATTTGGCAACAGGTTTCCAAAACCCTTCCCCGGAAGTACAactattttgtttcaagtTGATTCGAAGAGCgaattggaaagaaaatgatatttcGGAGAATACTTTTGAATTGATCCTCACGTGCTTGAATTCTGAGAGTATTGAAGTTTCTGAAGAAGCGTTTCAGCTTCTTTTGGACATGTCTGATTACCCTGCTTACTTTGAACAAATATTACAAGAGTTTACAGATATGGACTATGAGATTTTGGATACCACTTTAAAAGTTCGCTGGTTAATGCTTTTCGCGAAACTTGCAATCAAATCCCCAGAGTATATGAATAAAGTAGTAAAGAAAGGACTATTTGcatttgattttgaaaaaactaACGATGTTTTTTTACGACTTTGTTATGTTGATGTTTTAAATATAATGTTGGAAACTCCGTTTACGTTTACGTACGTTTCAACGAGTGAGTCTGGATTATTAGACCAAGTTGTTAgatgttttaaaaaagaaataagttCTTTTACAGATCACATTGGTCTCACCTTTCTCCCGGTACTCTGCCGAAAGTACCCTGATGCATATCAAGcaattaatgaaaattatGACCTAGTCAATGTCGTTCGTAAAAGAATTGACATAAAGGATACAACTTCCGTTCTTTTATATGGCCATTTCTTAACTAGTGAGACAATTACCTCTCTCTTAGTCCAGAATTACGAAGCGGAATCATCTGAAGGATACATTCCTCGTTCACTGCTGTCTAGGTTTCTGATAGATGATACCGGCCTTACCTCTTTGGCTTTGGCCTTAGACCAACCAAATACAGATTTATGGACCAAGCTTTGGAAGACCCTTCCCGGCGATAGTTTATCAAGTATCATAAAGACTTCGTCTTCTCCTCTTCGTCGGACCCGCCAATTAGGTTTTCAATGTCTACTGCATATCGCACAAAGATCGCCCATTCACTTGGCTTCCCAGGCTTTTGCCATCAAATATTTATTGGCAACCGATGGAGACCATGAAACTTGTGTTCTTCGCTACAAGGTTTTGCAAGCTTTGTGGGAATCTTCGAATGAAGGAAAGGACTTGCCATTAGGAAGGTATCAGGATGAAATCCAAAAGCGTCTTCAACGAGGCGCGTTTGCTGGTCCTTCAGTTACTTTAAAAGTTGCTACGAAAACAGCCTAA